caccaccatcgcctcctcctccgcctcctcctgcgCCCTTTCGCCTCCTCCACCGGCGGTCAACCCCCAATCACCGTTGAGACCAGCGTCCCCTTCAAGGGCCACAAGATCGAGCCCCCCTCGCGCCTCGTCGACACCACCCCCTCCGAGCTCCTCTCCTTCTTCCGTGACATGTCCGTGATGCGCCGCATGGAGATCGCCGCCGACTCCCTCTACAAGTCCAAGCTCATTCGCGGGTTCTGCCACCTCTACGACGGCCAGGAGGCCGTCGCCGTCGGCCTCGAG
The DNA window shown above is from Musa acuminata AAA Group cultivar baxijiao chromosome BXJ2-4, Cavendish_Baxijiao_AAA, whole genome shotgun sequence and carries:
- the LOC135610771 gene encoding pyruvate dehydrogenase E1 component subunit alpha-1, mitochondrial-like, whose protein sequence is MAAAAHRLSAASLRLHHHHRLLLRLLLRPFASSTGGQPPITVETSVPFKGHKIEPPSRLVDTTPSELLSFFRDMSVMRRMEIAADSLYKSKLIRGFCHLYDGQEAVAVGLEAVITKKDVVITA